In the Oryzias latipes chromosome 23, ASM223467v1 genome, one interval contains:
- the znf800 gene encoding zinc finger protein 800 codes for MDTRQMAGTRSGKEDLKKHLRAAASESREHQDTEMEVDEKVDFAAQPQAKWKPIPPLLPELQEHPRSPYAKTRNQSCQTEEQLQHATTCSHCPNAGLCAEPGDPPLLQQPLQTSKSGIQQIIECFRSGTSQLKHILLQEVDTIFECKICRSLFRGLPNLITHKEYYCLSRMPEHDGSSGDDRHSVAIKDALDAKYSRAERSDCVVRLEPIQSTTKAVYQYLTTEEELARYPSHTTSARESPVVWEGEATEGADSNPTNPQGGQESVGSATEEEAKEEQQQPEDEGSNSGVEDVTISCCLCGQDFNSRRSIRRHCRKMHQTKLEELRKFTETRTVPTSLLSMVKGRQRTLSTPTGKSCPVCLKSFATKANTRRHFDEVHRGLRRDSITPAVALKPGQPFPLETTPPRKSNNSSPTRSHKSTPVSSKSTASTRNPSKPPSQPSAPAQAGTTSCRCTVCKRNYSSQLMLKRHIRIVHKTYNMKSDRIAARQTATPANPTSTSVSPSENAEVKEEQVERSDEEEEEDSDSSPAPSPGDSAGTAKAGLTNAPKEEEEEEEEQPASPKVAAPPPSASRADNGATGNLAAKISKLSVGFDLEQLFCKLCKRQFSSRQNLTKHIELHTDGNDIFIKFYRCPLCRYESRRKRDVLRHVTVVHKKSSTYLAKIMPKLESRAVKRLAEVVLSSSNKRTSSNGKEEVNGRPLSSSAPSSPATPRKQESSTPASATSSGSSLAPVTRKQQELSSSASAGASPPITRKQERQQNRSVSPPLTRRSEKHSLQRNAASTTLISSQAPNTRRHESGSDSRASSTEVKVTKNFSLHACDQCGRAFAKKLYLESHKRSHRNAAVAAASRRKGVSTRSKSLMW; via the exons ATGGATACCCGGCAGATGGCGGGGACACGGTCTGGAAAAGAGgatcttaaaaaacatttgcgGGCCGCCGCCTCAGAAAGCCGGGAGCACCAAGACACTGAAATGGAAGTAGACGAAAAGGTTGATTTCGCCGCCCAGCCTCAAGCCAAGTGGAAGCCTATCCCTCCCCTGCTGCCTGAGCTGCAGGAGCATCCCAGGAGTCCCTACGCCAAGACCAGGAACCAGAGCTGTCAGACGGAGGAGCAGCTCCAGCACGCCACCACCTGCAGCCATTGTCCCAATGCAG GTTTGTGCGCAGAGCCTGGtgatcctcctcttcttcagcagCCTCTGCAGACCTCCAAGTCAGGGATTCAGCAGATCATTGAATGCTTCAGATCAG GCACCAGCCAGCTGAAGCACATCCTGTTACAGGAGGTGGACACCATCTTTGAGTGTAAAATTTGCCGCAGCCTTTTCAGGGGCCTGCCCAACCTCATCACGCACAAGGAGTACTACTGCTTATCCCGCATGCCTGAGCACGACG GTTCGTCGGGCGATGACAGACACAGTGTGGCCATAAAAGACGCACTGGACGCTAAATATTCCAGAGCGGAGCGGTCGGACTGTGTTGTCCGGCTCGAGCCCATTCAGAGCACCACCAAGGCCGTGTATCAGTACCTCACCACAGAGGAGGAGCTGGCCAGATATCCATCACACACAACCAG CGCCAGAGAGAGTCCAGTAGTGTGGGAGGGTGAGGCAACAGAAGGCGCCGACAGCAATCCCACCAACCCGCAAGGGGGACAAGAGAGTGTCGGTAGTGCGACGGAGGAGGAGGCcaaagaggagcagcagcaacCAGAGGACGAAGGCTCCAACAGTGGA GTGGAAGATGTGACCATCTCCTGTTGTCTCTGCGGTCAAGACTTCAACTCGCGCCGCAGCATCAGGCGCCACTGCCGCAAAATGCACCAGACAAAGCTGGAGGAGCTCAGGAAGTTCACCGAGACGCGGACGGTTCCTACCAGTCTGCTTTCCATGGTGAAAG GTCGACAGAGAACCCTCAGCACACCGACCGGAAAGTCCTGCCCCGTGTGCCTCAAGAGCTTTGCAACCAAAGCCAACACCCGGCGCCACTTTGACGAGGTGCATCGAGGTCTGCGGCGGGATTCTATCACGCCCGCCGTCGCCCTGAAGCCCGGTCAGCCCTTCCCCCTGGAAACCACGCCTCCGAGGAAGAGCAATAACTCGTCGCCGACGCGGAGCCACAAGTCCACTCCCGTGAGCTCCAAATCTACGGCTTCAACGCGGAACCCGAGCAAACCTCCGAGCCAGCCGTCGGCGCCCGCTCAGGCCGGGACGACCTCCTGTCGCTGCACGGTTTGCAAGAGGAACTACAGCTCTCAG ctcaTGTTGAAAAGACACATCCGTATAGTTCACAAAACCTACAACATGAAGAGTGACCGGATCGCAGCGAGGCAGACCGCCACACCTGCTAACCCCACCAGTACCAGTGTGAGCCCCAGCGAAAACGCTgaggtgaaggaggagcaggTGGAGCGCtccgatgaagaggaggaggaggactctGACAGCAGTCCCGCCCCGTCTCCCGGTGACAGCGCCGGCACAGCTAAAGCGGGTTTGACTAACGCACcgaaagaagaagaggaggaggaagaggagcagccaGCAAGCCCAAAGGTGGCAGCGCcgccgccgtccgcttcccgtGCGGACAACGGCGCCACTGGCAACCTGGCTGCCAAAATATCCAAACTGTCGGTGGGTTTTGACTTGGAGCAGCTCTTCTGCAAGCTCTGCAAACGGCAGTTCAGCTCCCGTCAGAATCTGACCAAGCACATCGAGCTCCACACCGACGGCAACGACATCTTCATCAAGTTCTACCGCTGTCCTCTCTGCCGCTACGAGTCCCGCCGCAAGCGCGACGTCCTGCGCCACGTGACCGTCGTTCACAAGAAGTCCTCCACGTACCTGGCCAAGATCATGCCCAAACTGGAGAGCCGGGCGGTGAAGCGGCTGGCCGAGGTGGTCCTCAGCAGCTCCAACAAGAGGACGAGCAGCAACGGCAAGGAGGAGGTGAACGGGCGGCCGCTGTCCTCCTCCGCGCCGTCGTCCCCCGCCACCCCCCGCAAGCAGGAGTCCTCCACTCCTGCCTCAGCTACCTCATCCGGTTCTTCGCTCGCCCCCGTCACGCGGAAGCAGCAGGAGCTGTCATCGTCGGCGAGCGCCGGCGCGTCTCCTCCTATCACCCGCAAACAAGAGAGGCAGCAGAACCGCTCCGTCAGCCCGCCCCTCACCCGCCGCAGCGAGAAGCACTCGCTGCAGCGGAACGCCGCCTCCACCACGCTGATCAGCAGCCAGGCCCCCAACACCCGCAGGCACGAGTCCGGATCTGACAGCAGGGCGTCCTCCACCGAAGTCAAAGTGACGAAAAACTTCTCCCTGCATGCGTGCGATCAGTGTGGGCGGGCCTTCGCCAAGAAG CTTTATTTGGAATCTCACAAGCGAAGTCATCGGAACGCGGCGGTGGCGGCAGCCAGCAGGAGGAAAGGTGTCAGCACGCGCTCCAAGTCCCTGATGTGGTGA